A genomic stretch from Lysobacter soyae includes:
- a CDS encoding potassium transporter Kup, which translates to MATVSTNELHDPNAGHGHVKGGLAGLVMGAVGVVFGDIGTSPLYTMKEAFIEHYGLVANHDTVLGVLSLAFWSLMIVVTLKYVTVIMNADNEGEGGIMALMALAQRTLPKTSRSAYAVGILGIFGASLFFGDGVITPAITTLSAVEGLGVAAPALQHWVVPIALVILVCLFASQRYGTAKVGKVFGPVMVLWFVSIAVIGVVNITKAPETLKALNPVWGMNFFIDHGWHGIFILGAVVLAVTGGEALYADMGHFGARPIRYAWYFFVLPCLVLNYLGQGALILSNPLSVSNPFFEAVPAWARIPMVVLATAAAVVASQAVITGAYSVARQAMQLGYIPRMQIRHTSSDTIGQIYVPGINWFLMIAVIVLVLTFRDSTRLATAYGISVSGTMFIDTLLLGLVAYRLWPRQRMWVIPLCVLFGVVEIAFIIANGVKFFDGAWFPLLLGLVTFTLLRTWRRGRELLRAEMQSEGIQLDTFLDGLMLSPPIRVPGTAVFMTADKGVVPHALLHNLKHNKVLHERNVFLTVESLTVPYAHTGQRLKVVRVGDGCYKIIVRFGFMETPDVPQALMRCADMGEICIDPMDTTYFASRETILASANRGMPVWRDKLFALMHRNAAPATGFFRIPSNRLVELGAQVRI; encoded by the coding sequence ATGGCAACAGTGTCCACAAACGAATTGCACGATCCGAATGCCGGCCACGGCCATGTAAAGGGCGGTTTGGCCGGCTTGGTGATGGGTGCGGTAGGCGTGGTCTTCGGTGACATCGGCACCTCGCCGCTGTACACCATGAAAGAAGCCTTCATCGAACACTACGGCTTGGTCGCCAATCACGACACCGTGTTGGGCGTGCTGTCGCTGGCGTTCTGGTCGTTGATGATTGTGGTGACCTTGAAATACGTCACCGTCATCATGAATGCCGACAACGAAGGCGAAGGCGGCATCATGGCCTTGATGGCCTTGGCGCAACGGACGCTGCCGAAAACGTCGAGATCTGCGTATGCCGTGGGTATTTTGGGCATCTTCGGCGCCTCCTTGTTCTTCGGTGACGGCGTCATCACCCCGGCCATTACAACGCTTTCGGCGGTTGAAGGTCTAGGTGTGGCGGCACCGGCACTGCAGCATTGGGTGGTGCCGATTGCGTTGGTGATTCTGGTTTGCCTGTTTGCCTCGCAGCGTTATGGCACCGCCAAAGTCGGCAAGGTGTTCGGGCCGGTCATGGTGTTGTGGTTCGTCTCGATCGCCGTCATCGGCGTAGTGAACATCACCAAGGCGCCGGAAACTTTGAAGGCGTTGAACCCGGTGTGGGGGATGAACTTCTTCATCGATCACGGCTGGCACGGCATTTTCATTCTCGGCGCCGTGGTGTTAGCGGTGACCGGCGGTGAAGCGCTGTACGCCGATATGGGCCATTTCGGCGCACGGCCGATTCGCTACGCCTGGTACTTCTTCGTGCTGCCTTGTCTGGTGCTGAATTACTTGGGGCAGGGCGCTCTGATCCTGTCCAACCCTTTGTCGGTTTCCAATCCCTTCTTTGAGGCCGTACCCGCGTGGGCGCGCATCCCCATGGTCGTATTGGCCACGGCGGCCGCTGTCGTGGCTTCGCAAGCGGTGATCACCGGTGCCTATTCGGTGGCGCGTCAGGCCATGCAACTCGGCTACATTCCGCGCATGCAGATCCGCCATACCTCGAGCGACACCATCGGCCAGATCTACGTGCCCGGCATCAACTGGTTCTTGATGATCGCCGTGATTGTGTTGGTGCTCACGTTCCGTGATTCCACACGATTGGCAACCGCCTACGGCATTTCGGTGTCCGGCACGATGTTCATCGATACCTTGTTGCTCGGCCTGGTTGCCTATCGTTTGTGGCCGCGCCAACGCATGTGGGTCATTCCCCTCTGCGTGCTGTTCGGCGTGGTCGAAATCGCCTTCATCATCGCCAACGGGGTGAAGTTCTTCGATGGCGCGTGGTTCCCGCTGCTGCTCGGCCTGGTGACATTCACCTTGCTGCGCACCTGGCGTCGCGGCCGTGAATTGCTGCGCGCGGAAATGCAAAGCGAAGGGATTCAGTTGGACACCTTCCTTGATGGGTTGATGCTGTCTCCCCCGATTCGTGTGCCGGGCACCGCGGTGTTCATGACCGCCGACAAGGGCGTCGTGCCGCACGCCTTGCTGCACAACTTGAAGCACAACAAAGTGCTGCACGAGCGCAATGTGTTTTTGACGGTGGAATCCCTGACGGTGCCTTATGCGCACACCGGACAGCGTTTGAAGGTGGTGCGTGTTGGCGATGGTTGCTACAAGATCATCGTCCGTTTCGGTTTCATGGAAACACCGGATGTTCCGCAGGCATTGATGCGTTGCGCCGACATGGGTGAAATATGCATCGATCCGATGGATACGACCTATTTCGCCAGCCGCGAAACGATCTT
- the ruvA gene encoding Holliday junction branch migration protein RuvA, with protein MIGRLKGTLIHKQPPWLVVDVHGVGYELEAPMSTFYELPEIGKEVQLFTHYAQKEDSVSLYGFLTDSERQLFRDVQRVSGIGAKIALAVLSGVSVGDFARLIQSSDVAALTRVPGIGKKTAERMVVELRDRSLPTAGPALGAGPVAHDALSEAIIALQQLGYKPVEAERMAKAVSAEGDSPESIIRKALQQALR; from the coding sequence GTGATAGGTCGATTGAAAGGCACGTTGATCCACAAGCAGCCACCGTGGTTGGTGGTGGATGTGCACGGTGTGGGCTACGAACTTGAAGCGCCGATGAGCACCTTTTATGAATTGCCGGAAATCGGCAAGGAAGTTCAACTGTTCACGCACTATGCGCAGAAAGAAGACAGCGTCTCGCTCTACGGGTTTTTGACCGACAGCGAACGACAGCTGTTTCGCGATGTGCAGCGGGTGAGTGGCATCGGCGCCAAAATCGCACTCGCGGTGCTCTCCGGCGTCAGCGTCGGTGACTTCGCACGATTGATCCAATCTTCGGATGTGGCGGCGCTGACCCGCGTGCCCGGCATCGGCAAAAAGACTGCCGAGCGCATGGTGGTCGAGCTGCGCGACCGGAGTTTGCCGACTGCGGGACCCGCCCTGGGCGCCGGGCCGGTGGCCCATGATGCGCTGTCCGAGGCCATCATTGCCCTGCAACAACTGGGTTACAAGCCGGTGGAAGCCGAGCGCATGGCGAAAGCCGTGTCTGCCGAGGGTGACTCACCCGAATCCATCATCCGAAAAGCGCTCCAACAGGCTTTGCGTTAG